The genomic DNA CATCACGCCGTCTTTATGCAACAATCGAGGGTGGAAAAGACTTGGCTGATCTTGCTAAAACCATTTCCAGTAAGTTCCCCAGAGAAAAACAGAATACAGAAATTTATCCAGACCCTTCAGGCGATCCAACTAAGGTAAGTGATTAAACAAACGAAACACAAATACTTTATTCGTTCATACGCTAAAgatccttcctttttttctatcttCAATCGATTGACGCATCGTTTGCATGTTAATTTGATTCAGTTCTTTCAAAGGGATGACGGTTTCCAGAGAGATGTATACCAAATTGGACTGTTTCTGGCACTGGTTTATTTTGTTGTACAGCTTTTGAGGACAACCTTGTAATGTAAAGGCTCCCTCAGGAGAGATTCTCTCATGCAAACAAGTTTTAGTCGCAGTAGCGTCACCGTCCATACCCTTTCCTCTTTACACTTGCAATACAGGCAGAATATATACAATACatttgaaatatttgagacTCGTTAACTATAATAAAAATATGAGTTTTGATACAACAACGTTGCAACCAACAATCCGCAGCAAGAGTGAGAAGCATTGTAGCATACAATAATACCagtcttcttttttattttttatttttacagtaCCTCATCCCAATCATCTAACTCTCCGATTCTGCAAAAGGTGTGCGGATTTCATTTCCTTTCCTGATCTGTTAGTATCAACACTATATGCTATAGAATCCTATTCCCGGATAGTATGCCGATTGCTGCTCATCCCAATCGTATGTTCTAATCAAAGGCATGCACTGCATCCTTCAGAGATATCAACCCAACATTATGAGTTAATCAATTTCCGAGGACAATGAGGCTCAAATGTAAATCGCAAACAAGCTTATCCCAGAAAAATGGATAAAAATAAAGAGGTCGAACCAGAAAGGGTGGACAAAAATTATCACCACCTGGAAAGACAGATCAAGGGCAAGGAATGAGTGGGCTGCTGTGACACTTCTGGTTGAATTAAACCAATATTTGCAGCATGGAAATCACTAACAAGAAGAATGCCAATAACCTTCCAGTCATCAGACCCGAAGCTGAAGAAAGATTGTGGGCACCGACCGAGTACACCTGCCCCGACTTCTCATCTTTCAATTTGATGCTTGAAGTACCTAAATCAAAACAAACCGAAAAAGACATAAGATAATGAAACACAAGATTAAACACTGTaacgataaaaaaaatgaatgggaTGCTACTCACAGTTGTAGTCAGTCCACCCAATAGCTTGGTTTTCGATATCATACAGGACTAGCTTATTCGAAAGTACTAAATCTGCAAAATTGGAACAATGAAAATATTCGATGAATAGGATCCAATTCACGTGAAAAATAAACCAACTAAAAAATATGTCTTTGACTTGTGATTCAAGGCTCTACCTCCCAGAATAGTCATGGACTTTCCGTCTTTAGATTTCATGGAGTTGGTTTGCCAACCAGAACACCAGACATCATCCTGTGTATATGTCATGACAAATGTAAATTAGTTAAGATCTCACGGAACAAGGTCAaggtaattaattttgtttgagaATCCAAAACACTTGCCTTTAACTGGAACAGATAATCATGAGGATATGCAGTCAACACAGCagaattcttgaaattaaacttcACAACTGGAAATCCATCATCAACACTGCAAGAACAACGCACAAGGAAAAGTGAGGTTGGTTTCAACAACCCTCGCTGCTCTTCGTATATTCACATGCTTTGCTTAAGTTAATCTGCAAATGTAATAGCTAAGATGACAATGCTTACTTTCTGGAATACTCAAAACATGTAAACTGCTCGTCAACAGTATGCTTTTTCAATCCAGACTGTCGAGCATATATCTGATTTAccaaaaaattacaatgtcGGGTTTTACAACCAAAAAGGAAAGCAATGTAATTACTTagacaacaaaatcaaaatggAGAGTAAAAAAATCTTCAGTGACCACCTTTTTCATAAAAGGTTCATAAAACTCCGGTGAAAGATAAGCCAAGGTTGTTCCACTGTCAATTACTACCCCGTTCCGGTCTTCGAAAAGGCCAAATAAATCCGTGGGAAGATCTACAACATCGCCACCCACTTCAACGGACTTCACCGTAACAGTATAATGTGGCCTGAGAtcatttcaacaaaaataaattatcacaaatTTCATATGCGAATTACAGCATATTTTTTAATGAAGTTAAGTATTACGAAGCATTCTGAGATTGTGTGACATACAGATTTGGTATCAGCGGAGTTGTGTTTTTCACTTTTGGTTCCACCACTTCCCCAATGGCCCAAATTCCACCACCTTTCACGTTATCCAAGCAGTGCGCGAATTGTTTTTTCACCTTTCCAGATGAAGACAGCTGCGAAATTACGGATGCATTTGCCTGTCCAAAACCAAGTATCCCATCAACTCCTCCAGGAGATTTACCAAGATTCCCAGATTGTTTAGCTCCGCACCTATTCCACAACACACACAGCTTAATACACACAGCAAGAGCATAGCAACAATGAATTATGCAAATTCAAAGTCAGCCAATTCAAACAGACAACGGGAAGCAACAAAAAAGACGCTGAATGTAATCTCGTTTTGTATCTCTTATTAAGCTAGTATTAGTATGACAAAGGCGCAAAACTCACCCGAATACTATGGTTccatttgttgaggttgtttgATGATTTCCAGTGACTTTATCAAGTTGGATATTGTCCTTGACATAGTAACCAGAAGTTGTGCTTCCATCTCCGTACGAGATACTATAATTGCAAAGCATATCTGCCTTGCAATCAGGAAGTTTACCGTTGAATGAGGAAGTGCAGAACTCTTGATCACATGTAACCTTGCTTGAAGTTGAAGAGCTCTTTGCATCATACATTGTGAGCTTAAACTGTATCACAATAACAATAACGATAAGTGCTGTGGAGATCATCAAGTAGGGCAAAAAAAGAAGGCAAGGGTGGAGGCAAACGTACGCCAAGATTATTTTTAGTAGGACAGTTGCTGCACTCTGCACAATTCACCCATAAAACGTCACTTCCTGTATCAACTTGCACATGAAAGTCCTTTGAAGGAGAGCCAAGTCCGATTTTCGCGATGTAGAGCCTAAATCCAGTCAGGCAAATGCAATCTATAAGtatcataaaaattaaatttgcaccCAACTGAAAACTATGACAACATAAGTACACATGATGCAACCTATGAAACAAGCCAATAGACTCCAATTCAATAGAACGGATGAAAGAAGACCAAACGGGTTCGAAATATAACAGTGAAAAGACGTTCAGTTCAAAATTTTACCCTTGAACCAATAAAAACAAGACTAACAAACCGCAAGaacagatttttattttttaatttttcaaaaggagaaagaagagacaATTTTCTTCAATTGATATTAATTTACCAAAGCTCCCAATACATAGAAGGGGCGCAGTTGCTTATAAATATTAAGCTTTTAATACAAAGATATTTTACTAATAAACGGGGAATTAGGTATCGAACTGTAGTGCTAGCGGCAGATATGAATACATATTAAGTTAAGCAAGTAGATTATATAACAGTAGAAGTAGAGAGATTGCCTTAATTTACCAACATTAGCAATTTAACATTACTAATGAAATTTGATGTTAAGACAACAAaggaaaaaatttgaaaaagagaCAATTAATTGTGGATGAAGGAAAGCAATAACGCACCCGGCTTCAGAAGGATGGCCATTGCCACCTAATTGCAAATCTATAGCGGAGTCTGCGCCGGCGAGAAGCCTCCGGTGACGGCGAGCATCATGTTCTTTCCATGCACCCAAAGACACCTGCTTCCCAGGACCCTTAAACTTATGGTTCACCGGAAACACCATGTTACTCGAGACATTTACCGCCAAAGCgaaaaaaaccagaaaaccaCCCAACACCGCTACTCTTATCCTTGCTGTTGCCGCCATTTCGAAAAATTTAAGGTCACTTAACCAAACCAAGattgaataaaagaaaatgtttgGATTGGACCCGACAAACAACAGCCACCTTTTTTTGCAGACAAAACCCGGATTTTGGAATGATTGGTGATAAGTTGGATTACAAAATGTGGGTTTTATGGGAAAATCATGGCCGAGTTGGGTGGAGAAACGAGCAGGCAACAAGGTGGGTGGCCCGGtggggagagagagggtgagAAAGCATATGATGTGTAAACAGGGAGTTTATGCAAGAAAGAAAAACGGAGAatcgaaagagagagagagagagagagagagagagattgttggGGGATTTCAATGGCAAAAGACACGTCTTTCCAAAATAGTAAATTACGTCAACTTTGTaattgttttactttttttgaCTAATTTTCACATTTGGTCTTTTGGTTTCGTTGTCGATTTTCTGATTTGttatctggtttttttttttggtcaaagctCCAGAGAGCAACATTTATtacaaaccaaaaacacaaactttacaaacaaacaaaaacaaacttacCAAAGGCTAAAAGCTAGCATATGAACAAGCAAAAAAATGGgctaaagaaaaacaaacaaaagcacAGCTCAAGCAACAGTTTGAGctcagaagagaaaaaaaaaaacagttcgAGAAATTGACTGCAGCCACTGCTGCAACGTTCGAGCACGATCAGTCCAATTCCACTCCTCCAACCTCATGCTAGCTCGCCGATTGTAACATCCAACTCCAAGCACCACCAGGTACGCAACCTCAATTGAAGAAATCCAACAAATCCAGCTACTAGAAGAAAGAAGCCTGTGAGAACCCACAGGCAATGCCGATGAAGGTAGACATAGaggagaaggtggtggtgttaGGAAGAGGGACGTAGGTGGGACGAGTAGAAAAGGGCAAATCGAAATAGAGAGTAAGGGGAAAATGCAGTTGAAGAAAGGAAAAGGAGACAATGAGAGAAAGGGGAGAACGGCTAACGAACCCCAGCCGAAGCTAGGATCGGTGCCACCAGATATGTGCATATTTGAAGCTATCACACAGACAGTGAGAAGAACTCTCAAACTAAGAGAAAGTCTCTCACAAGGAGAGAAAAGTGGTGCCGCTACATGATGGATATTCTTCAGTTTTGGTTTTGGAATTTGGAGGGAAACCTTAAATCTTTTGCTTCAAGCCTTtcacctctctttctctctctctctctctctctctctctctattgttTTATACATGTCATATACCGAAACATGATGGAACTTTTAGCAAGGCGTAACCTCAAAATATATTATCCAAACTGAATTAGATATAAAAGAAGTGATTTTGGCATACATCTTCTCTGATCCTCCAAATCCTAAAGAGTTGTGAAGATGGTCCACTGTACGCGGCGCCCTACTCCTACCCGAACCACTCTGCTTATCAGCTTATGCTAATTGCTATGCTTGGATCACACACGGGGGACATGCCGGGTATATAATTTCTTACTAGTACTTGGAATCACAAACTAACTATATATGTTCATCAAATTGGACTGCCAAATGACAAGGTGTTTGTACTTGGTTATAAACGTTTCTTTTTGCACTCGAGGTTACCAATCAAATCCTCACTTATTAATATCATTTGTACAAACCTAATAGGGTTTAAAGTTTTGGAACGTGAGATTCAATTTTGAGAACTAGTTTTATTCATAAGAAGTGATTTATGCACACCATTTTATTCTCATACATACCTATATTTATTTCTGGTTTTTAGactaaataaatgaaagaagaataaaaaagacATAAGTGAGAATAAGTTTACAGATGGTAAAAATGGTGcgtgtaaattatttttctttctcatttatGTCGATGAGGTAAAATATACTTCTTGAAAAATGATGGGTCAAATGACTTATACACTCGTTACAAAATAAATATCCCATGACTATTTTAGTCTGCTCAAAATCTATAGACTAAAAGTAAAAACCATATAAGGCATCATCATTTCCATTTCCTCCATCACTTTCACCTTCCCAAAAGCTCTCCCTTAGTCCCTCCCCATCCACACCACTCATTCGTATCACTACAATCCGATAAACAAACCACAAAATTTGAACTCTCGCATTGACTAAAATACCCCGATATTTCCCACGTCAAACCGAAAACCAAAAGTGGCATTCCGTCATTTTGCTTGAACAAACTATTCTACGCGACGAAAACGCCCCCAACCTTCCCACAAACAGCCCAAAGCGTCCAAGGGCAATGCTGGCATTCCATTACCGCGATCGCCAGGCCTCCATCCACAAAACACGTTGGGTGAGGTGACGAAAATGAAAGCGAATATGTCATGAGATCCCACGAACCAGAGGACAAATCAGTCATTCCAAAATCACCTCTCTCCTCTGTAATATAGTCGTTTGATAATCTCTGGCTGCAACTGATTCACTGGGCTCTCCTCTCTTCTCCATCACAGAAAATGGCTCTGCAGTCAGCCGCACTCTCTCCT from Pyrus communis chromosome 17, drPyrComm1.1, whole genome shotgun sequence includes the following:
- the LOC137722947 gene encoding aspartic proteinase 36-like; the protein is MAATARIRVAVLGGFLVFFALAVNVSSNMVFPVNHKFKGPGKQVSLGAWKEHDARRHRRLLAGADSAIDLQLGGNGHPSEAGLYIAKIGLGSPSKDFHVQVDTGSDVLWVNCAECSNCPTKNNLGFKLTMYDAKSSSTSSKVTCDQEFCTSSFNGKLPDCKADMLCNYSISYGDGSTTSGYYVKDNIQLDKVTGNHQTTSTNGTIVFGCGAKQSGNLGKSPGGVDGILGFGQANASVISQLSSSGKVKKQFAHCLDNVKGGGIWAIGEVVEPKVKNTTPLIPNLPHYTVTVKSVEVGGDVVDLPTDLFGLFEDRNGVVIDSGTTLAYLSPEFYEPFMKKIYARQSGLKKHTVDEQFTCFEYSRNVDDGFPVVKFNFKNSAVLTAYPHDYLFQLKDDVWCSGWQTNSMKSKDGKSMTILGDLVLSNKLVLYDIENQAIGWTDYNCTSSIKLKDEKSGQVYSVGAHNLSSASGLMTGRLLAFFLLVISMLQILV